The genomic region TTTTCCTCTCTCGGGAGGAGATCCGGGAGAAGTTCACCGCCCTGACGCTCAACGGCCGGCCGGTGCGTTATTTCAGCACGCCCCTGTATCTGAGCTTCCTCCGGGGCGAACGCCATTACGAGTGCACCCCCTGGGCCAACCCCACCCGCAACCCCTCGGGCTGGCGTTCGCCGTGCTACCAGATCCTGGACACCCATTACCCCACTTTCCAGGAGCTTATGGAAAAGACCCCCTGGGAGAAATACGGCCCCGGGCGGGATCCCCGTTGCAGCCAGTGCATGATGCACTCCGGCTTTGAGCCCAGCGTGGTGCGCCAGATGGGCTTCAAGGACATGTGGCGCATGCTGCGCTGGAATCTCTCCTGAGACCAAAGGGGCCAGGGGTGGAGGGAGACCTCCGGGCCTCGTCCGTTCCCTTTCCAGGATTCCGGCCCCGGCCGGCCCTTGCCGTACTGCTGGCCGGGGTGGCTGTGGGCTACGGCTTCTGCCTCACCCGGCTGCCCCTGATCCGGGCCGAGGCCCTGTATGCCCTCATTCCCCGGGAGATGTTGGCCTCCCATGACTGGCTCACCCCCACCCTGCAGGGCCTGCCTTATCTGGACAAACCGCCGCTGCTTTACTGGCTGAACGCCCTGATCTTCGGAAGCCTGGGAATCGGCGAGGCCACCTGCCACCTCGTGAATCTTCCTCTCGCTCTCCTGACTGTCTGGCTCACCTGGCGCCTGGGGCGGGAGCTTATCCCGGAGCGGGCGGCGCTTGTGGGGGCCGGGGTGCTGGCCGCCAGCCTGGGTTTTTTTATCCTGCACCTGCAACTCCTCCCCGACCACCTCATCACTCTGTGGCTGCTTTCGGCGCTGTGGTGCTGGCACCGCGGGCTTGCCGCCCCTACCCGGCTTACGGAGTTGGGATTTTTTGTCTGCCTGACGGGGGGCTTTTTCAGCAAAGGGCTCATCGGCTTGGTCTTTCCCCTGACCATTGTGGCTCTCACTTCCCTGGCCGCCGGCCGCCGGGAAGGCCTCAGGGTGCTCGGCTCTTTCCCCGGCTGGCTGCTGGCCGTTCTGCCCGTGGCCGGCTGGCTGCTGCTCCTGGAGCACCGCCATCCGGGCTTTATCTGGCACTTTCTCATCAACGAGCAGGTGCGGCGTTTTCTGGGGGCCCGGGAACCCCTGGATGTCCAGGGCTTTTCGCTCCCGGCGTTCTGGCTCCTCACCCTGTTGTGGCTGATGCCCTGGACGCCTCTTCTCCCCGCCGCGGCGGCCCAGGCCTGGCGGGCGGCTGTAGGCACCGGTCCCCACCGGCTGGGGGGTTCCCTCCTCCTCTGGCCGGCGGTGATCCTCGGGTTTTATTCTTTCTCCAGCTGCCGGGTGGAATACTATCCCCTGCCGGCCCTTCCGGCTCTGGCGCTTTTGGTGGGCTGGCGCCTGGACCTGAGCCTGGCCCTCCCCCGGGACCGCCTTCTCACCGCCGCCCTGCTCTTCCTGGCCGGGCTGGCTTTTTTGGCCGGGCTGGCGTTGCCCTCCCTGGAGACGCTGCTGACGGCCAACCGCCGGGAATTTGCCGGCCTCACCAATGCACTGGCGCCGCTTCTGCCCTGGGGCACGCTGCCATTGGCCATGGTGGCTTTGACCGGGGCCTGGGCGGGGCGCCGCCGGCCCCGGGTGGCCCTGGCCTCCCTGGCAGGGGTGGGGCTGGGGCTGCTGACGGCCGGTTTCCTCTCCGTCACCGCCCTCTCCCCTTTCCTGAGCGATCGTCTCCCGGGGGAATGGCTGAGACAGCACGCCCGGCCCGAAGATCTGGTGGTTCTGGACACGGTGGAGGAATATGAGTATGCCGCCTCCCTGGCCTGGTACGCCGGTTTCCGGGTCCACCTGGTGGTGCGGGAGGGGTTGCCCCGCTTTCCCCGGCCGGTGCCGCCGGAAGAGAACTACCTTCTCTCCCCGGAGGACCTGGAAAGGCTGTGGGACAGCCCCCGACGGGTCTGGGTCCTGGTGGAGACCGGGGTGCCCCCCCGAAAGCCCTGGCAGGACTCAGAGGCGGTCGCCACTTTCCCCGGGCGCCACCTCCATGTCAACCGGGCTTCCGGAGATGGTTGCCGGGGGGAGGGAAAAGGTCTATCATCTAGGCAATTCTCCACAGCCTGGCCGACACCGGGAGAAACCGCCGGCGGCTTGCCCGGAGCAGCGAGGCCGGGGCAGCCGACGTCACAATGAGCCTGTCCCATGATCCCCCTGCGCGACAACATCCCCTCCCGCCACCCGCCCCTCATCACCTATCTCCTCATCGGGGCCAATATCCTGATATTTTTCTTTCAGCTCAGCCTGGGGCAGGGAGAGCTGGAGCGGCTCATCTTTACCTACGGCTTCATTCCGGGGCGCTTTGTGGCCCACCTGGGCGAGGTGCCCCTCACCGCGCTTTTCACCCCGGTATTCACTTCCATGTTCCTGCACGGCGGCTGGCTCCACCTCATCGGCAATGTCTGGACCCTGTTCATCTTCGGGGACAATGTGGAGGACACCCTGGGGCATGGCCTTTACTTCCTTTTTTACCTGGCCAGCGGGGTGGTGGCGGCCTTTGCCCAGATGGCGGCCGGCCCTTTTTCGCCGGTGCCCATGATCGGGGCCAGCGGCGCCATCGGCGGGGTGATGGGCGCCTATTTCGCCCTCTTCCCCCAGGCCCGCATCCTCACCCTGGTGCCCGTCTTCTTGTTTCTGATCATTGAGGTGCCGGCCTACATCTTTCTCGGGGTCTGGTTTGTGATGCAGTTCTTTATGGGCACGGTGGCCTTTATGGGGCCCGGGGTCAAAGGGGGCGTGGCCTTCTGGGCGCATGTGGGGGGTTTTGCCGCCGGCTATGGCCTCATCCGTCTGCTGGTCCGAACGCCTTCCTTTAGGTATGCGGCCCGGCGCGGCTGGTGAGGTTCCCGGCCTGGCTGGGGATCACAGTGAGGTCTAAGGTGAAGTGGTATCTACCAGGTAGCGCCTTTCTGGCATTATGGCTGGCTTGGGTCCCTCTGGCGGCTTTGGCCCGGGAGGCCCAGCCCAGCCTCAGTGAAGTGAAGCTGCAGCAGGGCGAAGCGGCCCTGAAGGAGCAGCGCTTTGCGGAGGCCCGCCGGCATTTCCGCAAAGCCCTGGAGGCGGAGCCCGACTCGGCCACCGCCTATCATGGCCTGGGCCTGGCCCTGGCGGGGCTGAAGGACTACCGGGAGGCAGCCCAGGCCTTTCAGCAGGCGGCGCGGCTGTCGCCCACCTGGGGGCAGGCCTTTCTCTCTCTGGGCCTGGCCCACTACAAACTGGGGGAATGGCGGGCCGCCCAGGAGGCATGGGAAAAGGCCCTCTCTTTGGAGCCACAGAACCATGAGGCCCTCTATTACCTGGGCCTGGTGCACGGCCGGCAGGGGCGCCACGGCGAGGCCCGGGAGGCCTTTGAGCGGGCCCTGGCGGTGCAGCCAGAGTTCGCCCCGGCGCAAAAGAACCTGGGGCTGGCCCTTCTGAAGCTGAAGCGCTTCCCGGAGGCCGCCGAGGCCTTCCGGAAGGCGGTGCGCCTCAACCCCAAGGACGCGGAAGCCCGCCTGGGACTGTGGGCCGCGTATGTGCGCACCGGGGAAAAGGACAAGGCTGAGCGGGAATTCCAGACCCTGAAGCTCCTGGACCCCGAGCTGGCCCAAAAGTGGCGGGAGGCGGTGCCGGAGTGACAGGGCGGAATGTCAGCCACCTGGGGAAACGGGGAGGGGAGATGCTCTCCCCCTTGCTGGCCCAGGTCCGGCATAACTGCCATCTGGCCAGCAGCGCCCAGGCGGGGTATTACTCCCTGTGCGGGTTCCTGTTGAGACTAAGGGCCCTGTACAAATGGGAGCAGGGGTGGCCGCCGTGGCGGGAGCCGGAACCTGAGGCGGTGCTGGAGTGGGTGGCGGGGGTGGAGAGCGCCTGGGAGGCCCTGGAAGACGCCCCCCTGGCCGACCTGGAGGTGCAGGAGGAGACCTTCGGCCCCTTTGAGATCGAGGCCCTCAATGCCCGCCTGCAATCCCTGGGCCTGGCGTATGGCGCCGGTTATACCCGGGGGCTGGCCCCCACCTTCTTCCTGGGGGAGCTCCTGGAGCGCCGGCAGGAGGACGGCCTCACCATCCTCATCCTGGGGGACGAATGGGCCCGGGACCTGGATGGCACTCCGGCCCTGCGCCAGGGCTCCCTGATCTATGCCCGCCGCCAGGCTCTGGAATACTACCTCTGGGACCGCCTCTCGGACCCGGCCCAGCAGGGCGATGCCCGGGTGGCCGCCGCCCTGGCGGCCTTCGGCCTGGAGCTTCACCGGTTGGTGGCTGATCCTGAGCGTTACCGGGAGGGCTTCCGGGACTTGGCGGCCGTGGAGCTGGAGACCTACATCCGCCACGAAATCGGCGAAGCCCAAGACACGGAACTTGGGGAGGCGTTTCCGCTCCTGTTGGAGCTCTTTCCCCAAACCCGCATTGAGCTGTGGCTCCGGGGTCTCAAGGATGCCCTGGCGGATGTCCATGAGGCCGGCCGGCTGGCGTATATCATCGAGAGGCGTCTCCTGGCGTCGGCGGCCCTGTTTTTCGCCTTTCAGCCGGGCCTGTATCCCCTGCTCCTGCCGGAGGTGAATGCCGTGTCCTGTCGGC from Desulfobaccales bacterium harbors:
- a CDS encoding glycosyltransferase family 39 protein produces the protein MAVGYGFCLTRLPLIRAEALYALIPREMLASHDWLTPTLQGLPYLDKPPLLYWLNALIFGSLGIGEATCHLVNLPLALLTVWLTWRLGRELIPERAALVGAGVLAASLGFFILHLQLLPDHLITLWLLSALWCWHRGLAAPTRLTELGFFVCLTGGFFSKGLIGLVFPLTIVALTSLAAGRREGLRVLGSFPGWLLAVLPVAGWLLLLEHRHPGFIWHFLINEQVRRFLGAREPLDVQGFSLPAFWLLTLLWLMPWTPLLPAAAAQAWRAAVGTGPHRLGGSLLLWPAVILGFYSFSSCRVEYYPLPALPALALLVGWRLDLSLALPRDRLLTAALLFLAGLAFLAGLALPSLETLLTANRREFAGLTNALAPLLPWGTLPLAMVALTGAWAGRRRPRVALASLAGVGLGLLTAGFLSVTALSPFLSDRLPGEWLRQHARPEDLVVLDTVEEYEYAASLAWYAGFRVHLVVREGLPRFPRPVPPEENYLLSPEDLERLWDSPRRVWVLVETGVPPRKPWQDSEAVATFPGRHLHVNRASGDGCRGEGKGLSSRQFSTAWPTPGETAGGLPGAARPGQPTSQ
- a CDS encoding rhomboid family intramembrane serine protease translates to MIPLRDNIPSRHPPLITYLLIGANILIFFFQLSLGQGELERLIFTYGFIPGRFVAHLGEVPLTALFTPVFTSMFLHGGWLHLIGNVWTLFIFGDNVEDTLGHGLYFLFYLASGVVAAFAQMAAGPFSPVPMIGASGAIGGVMGAYFALFPQARILTLVPVFLFLIIEVPAYIFLGVWFVMQFFMGTVAFMGPGVKGGVAFWAHVGGFAAGYGLIRLLVRTPSFRYAARRGW
- a CDS encoding tetratricopeptide repeat protein, with amino-acid sequence MKWYLPGSAFLALWLAWVPLAALAREAQPSLSEVKLQQGEAALKEQRFAEARRHFRKALEAEPDSATAYHGLGLALAGLKDYREAAQAFQQAARLSPTWGQAFLSLGLAHYKLGEWRAAQEAWEKALSLEPQNHEALYYLGLVHGRQGRHGEAREAFERALAVQPEFAPAQKNLGLALLKLKRFPEAAEAFRKAVRLNPKDAEARLGLWAAYVRTGEKDKAEREFQTLKLLDPELAQKWREAVPE
- a CDS encoding Sfum_1244 family protein — encoded protein: MTGRNVSHLGKRGGEMLSPLLAQVRHNCHLASSAQAGYYSLCGFLLRLRALYKWEQGWPPWREPEPEAVLEWVAGVESAWEALEDAPLADLEVQEETFGPFEIEALNARLQSLGLAYGAGYTRGLAPTFFLGELLERRQEDGLTILILGDEWARDLDGTPALRQGSLIYARRQALEYYLWDRLSDPAQQGDARVAAALAAFGLELHRLVADPERYREGFRDLAAVELETYIRHEIGEAQDTELGEAFPLLLELFPQTRIELWLRGLKDALADVHEAGRLAYIIERRLLASAALFFAFQPGLYPLLLPEVNAVSCRLLAGDWQALAAARQAARDRLAAEAAQVRELTLALADTPARLGKELSRRFLAPLGL